The Actinomyces viscosus genome segment GATGACCAGGCGATGGTGCGCGGGGCACTGGCGGCGCTGCTCGCCCTGGAGAACGACATCGAGGTCGTCGCTCAGGTCGGCAACGGGGACGAGGTGCTTCCCGTCGCGCGCGAGCACCGGCCCGACGTCGTCCTCATGGACGTGGACATGCCCGGCACCGACGGGCTCACCGCCACCGCCGCGCTCCTGGAGCAGCTGCCGGCCACGCGGGTCCTCATCGTCACGACCTTCGGCCGCCCCGGATTCCTGCGGCGCGCCATCCAGTCGGGGGCCCACGGGTTCGTCGTCAAGGACGCCCCGGCCTCCGACCTGGCCGAGTCGGTGCGTCGGATCCATGCGGGACTGCGCGTCGTGGACCCGGCGCTGGCCGCCGACTCGCTCGTCTTCGGCGACTCCCCCTTGACCGCTCGGGAGACCGAGGTGCTTCAGGCCGCCGCTGACGGCGCCACCGTCGCCGAGGTCGCCAGGCGAGTTCATCTCTCCGAGGGCACCACCCGCAACCACCTGTCCCAGGCCATGGCCAAGACCGATGCGCCCACCCGGGCCGCGGCGGTCCACATCGCCGCGCAGAAGGGCTGGATCATTCAGTAGCTCTGAACGACAGCTCTGAACGACCGGTCATGACCGGTACTGAAAGACTCCGGCCGGTCACGACGCCTCCGGCCGCCCGCGCTCTGGTACGAGGCGGGCGGCCGGAGACGTTGCGCAGTAGTGGGACCGGGCGCCTCAGCCCAGCAGCGCGTCGACGAAACCCTCCGGGTCGAAGGGGGCCAGGTCGTCGGCGCCCTCCCCCAGACCCACGAGCTTGACGGGCACGCCCAGCTCCCTCTGGACGGTGACGACGATGCCGCCCTTGGCGGTACCGTCGAGCTTGGTGAGCACGATGCCGGTGATGCCGACCGCCTCGGAGAAGACCTGGGCCTGGCGCATGCCGTTCTGGCCGGTGGTGGCGTCCAGGACCAGGAGGATCTCGCCGACGGGGGCGATCTTCTCCATGACGCGCTTGATCTTGCCCAGCTCGTCCATGAGCCCGGCCTTGTTCTGCAGGCGCCCCGCGGTGTCGACGACGACGACGTCCGTGCCCTGGTCGGCGGCCTGGCGCGCGGCGTCGTAGGCGACGGAGGCGGGGTCGGCGCCCTCCTTCTCTGAGCGCACGACGTCAACGCCGACGCGCTCGCCCCAGGTGGTCAGCTGCTCGGCGGCCGCGGCGCGGAAGGTGTCGGCCGCGCCCAGGACGACGGTCTTGTCCTGGGCCACCAGGACACGGGCGAGCTTGCCGCAGGTGGTGGTCTTGCCGGTGCCGTTGACGCCCACCATGAGGATCGCGGCCGCAGGCACGCCCTGGGCACCGTCGGCCGGGGTGGGTCGCTCCAGGTTGAGGGAGCGGTCCAGGGTGGGGTCGACGAGCTTGAGCAGCTCGGCGCGCAGGACGGTGCGGACGGCCTCGGGGTCGGAGGTTCCCAGGACCTTGGCCTGGGTGCGCAGCTCGTCCATGAGGGAGGTGGTCACCTCGATGCCGAGGTCGGAGGTGAGCAGGGTGTCCTCGATCTCCTCCCAGTCCTCCTCAGTCAGGTCGCCGCGGGACAGGACGGACAGGACCGCCTTGCCGAAGCCGCCTGCGCCGGCCAGGCGGGCACGCAGGCGCTGCATACGGCCGGGGATGGACTCGGGGGACTCCAGCGTGGCAGCAGGTTCCTCGGCAGCCGCCTCATCCGGGGGCTCCTCCCCCTCCTCGGACGGCAGGAGGTCCTCGACGGACATCGGCTTGTGAGCGCTGACCTCGTCGGGGACCTGTCCCCTCCGCCTGCCCGCGTAGAGCCACAGGCCTCCACCGACGACGATGACCAGAATGATGCCGAGAACGATGAGGATCGGTTCCATGGCCCCATCATGCCCGATAGCGCCCCCGCTGCGGCAGGGCCGTTCGCCTCCGGCCGCCTCCCGCCGGCAGGGCAGCGCGGGGAGGCGCAGGAGTGACGCTCGGTCGTGACAATGAGAAATCCTGCGTCGCACCCATGGGTGCGACGCAGGACGGGAAGGGCAATGCCTTTCAGTAACAATACCCGGAAAGACGGAAGCTGCTCGTATCGGGCCGCCGCAGGAACGGACGGGACATGCTCGGGACGACGATCTCTCAGGGCCGGGATTCTATCCAGAGATCGACACCTCGGGCCCGATGGGTCGTGAAAATAATGAGGGGAATAATTTTCACGAATCAGACCGGTGCGCCTCAGCCCTGAGTCTGCGACAGTCCGCTGGCGGCCGGCTCGTGCACCTGGCCGCGACGCCGGGAGCCGACAGACCCCCGCGTCCTCTCCGTGGCGTCCATCGCCTTCTCGACGACACCCACCAGGCCGCCGAAGCCCTCAGTTCCCACGTACGGCGCAGGTCCCTCGCGCGTCATGAGATCGGTCAGACGGACCTCCTGGGGCACGACCTCGACCTCGACATCCTGCTCCTCCTGGCGCACCTGCTGCGCGTTGCGGACCAGGCCGCGAATACGGGAGGGCCAGGAGCGCACCGGGAAGCGCTCGGCGCAGACCATGCCGAGCACAAGAAGACCGGCAACCAGCACGACAACGAGGGGAAGAATCATGGCACCCATGGCCAGGATTCTGCCTTGTGAAATGCGATCTGACTAGACTTTGTACGCATTTGTCGTCCAATCGACAACAAAACCTGATAGCTTCCTGACACAACAGTGCTCGAATCTGAAAACGAACGTCATACTGTAAGACTGCTATCACACACCCCTCATGATTCACTCAGACATCAGGAGTCACAGCCGTACCGCGGTCGGGCTGGGCCAGCCGCTGTGAGACCGCCTTGGTGATCCCGTCACGCATCGTGATCCCGTAGAGCGCGTCGGCCACCTCCATGGTGCGTTTCTGGTGCGTGATGATGATGAGCTGGCTGGACTGCCGCAGCTCGGTAAAAATCTCCAGCAGCCGGCCCAGGTTCGTGTCGTCCAGGGCCGCCTCCACCTCGTCCATGACGTAGAAGGGCGAGGGGCGCGCCTTGAAGATCGCCACCAGCAGGGCGACGGCCGCCAGCGAGCGCTCCCCGCCCGAGAGCAGCGAGAGCCGCTTGACCTTCTTACCGGCCGGGCGCGCCTCGATCTCGATGCCGGTGGTGAGCATGTCGTCGGGGTCGGTGAGCACCAGGCGCCCCTCCCCGCCGGGGAAGAGCCGGTCGAAGACGGAGGCGAACTGGCGGGCGGTGTCCTCGTAGGCCTGGGAGAAGACCTCCTGGACCCGGGCGTCGATCTCCTCGACGATGCTCAGCAGATCGTCCCGCGAGCGCTTGAGATCGGCCAGCTGCTCAGCCAGGAACTGGTGGCGCTGCTCCAGGGCGGCGTGCTCCTCCAGGGCGAGCGGGTTGACCTTGCCGAGCCGGGCGAGGTCCCGCGAGGCCTTGGCCAGGCGCTTCTCCTGCTCGGAGCGCACGTAGGGGCGACCCGGGTGCCCGTTGCTGGCCGGGGCTCGGTTGCCGGCCTGCTCGCCATCCGGATCCGCTCCGCCGCTGGGGACGGTATCGGGCTCCTCGACGATCTCGGGGACGAGCATGTGCGGCCCGTACTCCTCGACGAGTGGATCCAGCTCGAGGCCGAGCTCGCTCATGGCCCGCTCGGCCAGGGACTCCAGACGCATGCGCTGCTCGGCCCGAGCCACCTCCTCGCGGTGGGCGGCGTCGGTGAGGTTGCCGAGCTCCTTGGTGAGCTGATCGATCTCCTCACGGACCTCGTTGGTGGCGGCCAGGGCCTGGGCGCGCTCGTCCTCGATGGCGGCCCGCTCCTCGGCGGCCTGCTGGACGGAGCTCCTTGCGGTCTCGGCGGCGGCGCGGGCCTGGTCCCGCACGTGGGTGGCCACGGCGAGCTGGGCGCTGCGGCGCTGCTGGGCCCGTTCGGCGGCGGCGCGCTGCTCGCGCTCGCGACGTGCGGCCGCCCGCAGCGAGTCGGCGCGCCCTCGGCTGGAGCGCTCGCGCTCCTCGGCGGTGCGCAGGGACAGCCTGGCGTCGGTCTCGACGGCTCGGGCCTGGCGGGCGGCCTCCGCCGCGGACTCCCGTTCCTGACGGGCCTTGTCCAGAGCCCGCTCGAGGCGCTCTGGCCCCGTGCCCCCGGGCGATCCCGGCCCGTCCGACGCGTCCCTTGCGTCAGACGCCTCCGTCTCCCCCTCGACCTCGGCCAGCGCGGCGGTGGCGGCCGCGAGCTCGGCGGTGCGCTGGACCGACTCGGCCTCGGCCCGTTCCAGGACCCGGCGGGCCCTCCCGGTCTCCTCGGCGGCCGCGTGGGCCGCCGAGGTCAGCCGGGCCATCGCCTCGGCGGCCCGGGCGGCCTCGGCATCGGCCTGACGCAGGGCGGTCAGCGCCTCGCTGAGCTCCTGGCGGGCAGTCTCCTCCCGGAGACGGGCCTGCTCGAGAGCGGCGTCCGCCTCGGACTCGGCCTGCGCCGCAGCGGTGGCCTCGGCGTCGGCCTCCTCATGGGCGGCGGTGAGCTCGAGGACCGAGGAGGCGCCCCGGCCCGCACCGGCCACCCAGCCGGGAGCCAGGACGTCGCCGCTGCGGGTGGCCACGACGGCGTCCGGCAGCCTGGTGCGCACAGCCCGGGCGCTCTCGACGTCCTCCGTCACCCAGCAGGTCTTGAGCAGTCCGGCCAGGACCTGCCCGAGGCGTCCGGACTCCGGCTGCACGACGTGCACGAGCCCGCCGGCCGCCAGCGCGCCGTCAGCCGGGGCCGTCTCGGCCACCTCATCACTGGGGTCGGGTGCTGGGTCCAGCGAGGGGTCGTCGGCCAGGACCAGCCTGACGGCGCCGACGTCCTGGTTGCGGGCGTGCTCCAGCCCGGCCAGGGCGGCCTTAGCGTCAGCGGCCAGCCCCGCCTCGGCGAGTGCTCCCAGGAGGGCGGCGACGGCGTTCTCCCAGCCGCGCTCAACACTGAGGTGCTCCGCCAGCGGCCCGAGGAGGCCGTCGAGGCCGGCCTCCAGCAGCGCGGCCGTGCCGTCCTGGCTGCGCAGGGACATGGCCAGGGTGTCGCGTCTGGCCGTCCAGGTGGCCCGGTCGGAGGCGGCCTCCCGGCGGGCGTCGGTGGCGGTGGAGACGGCCTCTCGGGCCTCGGCCAGACGCCGGGTGGCCTCCTCGTGGGCGGCTGCCGCCCGAGCCGCGGCGTCGGCGGCTGCGCTCACCTCGGCGGAGGTCTCCGACGTCGCCCCCTTCCCTGCGGCTGTTCCAGCGGCTGTCCCTACGCCGTCCTGAGCGCCGTGGCCTCCGCCCTCCCCGGTCTCCTCCGATCCTGTGGCCTCAGCCAGGGCGGTTCGGGCGCGCTCCTCGCGGGCCTCAGCGGCCTGAAGCGCGCTGCGTGCCTGCTCGAGGGCCGCCAGGCTGGCCTCGTGGCGGCTGCGGGCCGAGGCGACGCGCCCGCCGGCGCGGGCGATGGTCTCGCGTCTCTCCGAGACCCGGCGCTGCGCGGCTGAGAGCTCCTGGTCGGCGGCCTTCTCCGCGGTCTCGGCGTCGGCGCGCACCCGGGTGGCGTCGCTGAGCGCGGTGCGGGCGGTCTCGACGGCGTCGGCGAGCTCCGCCTCCTCCTGCCCCGCGGCCTCGGCCCGTCGCTCGAGCTCCTCGGGGTCGGTGCCGTGGCTCGGCGTCGGCGCGGAGGCCAGGAGCCGGATCCGTTCACCGGCCACGTCCGCGAGCGCGCCGAGGGACTGGGAGACTCCGGTGAGCTCCTCCCAGACGCTGCCGGCTCGGGCCAGGCGCTGGGCGGAGGTGGTCTCGACGGCGGCCAGCTCGCTCAGGCGCGCCCGGGCAACGCGCTCGGCCTCCTCGACGGCGCTGCGGCGCCTGGCCAGGGCCTCCTTGTCCTCGTCGCCGGCCTCCAGGAGGGACTGGGCCTGGACGACGTCATCGGCCAGCAGCCGGGCCGTGGCGTCCCGGACCTCGACCTGGATGGTCCGGGCGCGCCGGGCGATGGCGGCCTGCCGGGCCAGGGGGCCGAGCTGGCGGCGCAACTCCTGGGCGAGGTCCGAGACCCGGGCGAGGTCGGCGGCCATGGACTCGAGCTTGCGCAGGGCGCGCTCCTTGCGCTTGCGGTGCTTGAGGACCCCGGCGGCCTCCTCGATGAAGCCTCGGCGGTCGTCGGGGGTGGCGCTCAGGACGGCGTCGAGCTGGCCCTGTCCCACGATGACGTGCATCTGGCGCCCCAGACCCGTGTCACTGAGGAGCTCCTGGACGTCGAGCAGGCGGCAGGGGGTGCCGTTGATCTGGTACTCCGAGCCGCCGCCGCGGAACAGGGTGCGCGAGATGGTGACCTCGGTGTAGTCGATCGGTAGGGCCCCGTCGGTGTTGTCGATGGTCAGGGAGACCTCGGCGCGCCCGAGGGCCGGGCGGGAGCCGGCGCCGGCGAAGATGACGTCGGCCATGGACCCGCCGCGCAGGTTCTTGGCGCCCTGCTCCCCCATGACCCAGGTCAGGGCGTCGACAACGTTGGACTTGCCGGACCCGTTGGGGCCGACCACGGCGGTGATGCCGGGCTCCAGGCGGAGGGTGGTTGACGAGGCGAAGGACTTGAATCCCTTGATCGTCAACGTCTTGAGGTGCACGGGTGCCACCCTAACAGCGAGGGCGGCCCCGGCGACGACAGAAACGACAAAGGGACTTGACATCATCGCGCTGGACAAGCAAACTTTCCATGTCAAGGGAGCTAGACACGAGCCCGCCCCGCCGGCCCCACCCATCTCCCTCACTGGTCCTTCGCCCGACCAGCCCTGGCCATCCTTGCCGCCCCTGTCTCCGAGACCTCAGGAGCCACGATGCTCACACTGTCCAACCTCTCCAAACGCTTTGGGAGCCTGCAGGCCCTCGACAAGCTCTCCCTGTCCCTGGCCGCCGGCGAGATCGTCGGCTTCGTCGGCGCCAACGGGGCCGGCAAGTCCACCACGATGCGCATCGTCATGGGAGTGCTGGCCGCCGACTCGGGCACCGTGACCTGGAAGGGCTCCCCCGTGGACGCCGCGACCCGGCGCGCCATCGGGTACATGCCCGAGGAGCGTGGCCTCTACCCCCGGATGAGGGTGGCCGAGCAGCTGGTCTACCTGGCCCGCCTCCATGGACTGTCCGCCTCGGCGGCCAAGGCGGCCGCGGACATGTGGACCGAGCGCCTGGGCCTCCAGGAGCGGCGCGGCGACGAGGTGCAGAGCCTGTCCCTGGGCAACCAGCAGCGCGTCCAGCTGGCCGCCGCCCTCGTGAGCGACCCCGAGCTGCTCATCCTCGATGAGCCCTTCTCCGGCCTGGACCCGGTGGCCGTGGACGTCATGAGCCAGGTCCTCCTGGAGCGGGCGGCCGCGGGCGTGCCCACGCTCTTCTCCTCCCACCAGCTCGACGTCGTCGAGCGCCTGTGCGACCGCGTGGTCATCATCCGCTCGGGCCGGCTCGTGGCCGACGGGACGATTCCCGAGCTCCAGGCCACCGAAACGCCCCGTTGGCGGGTGGTCGTCGAGCCGCCGGCGGATGCCGCGCCGCTGGAGGCCGGCGCCCTGAGCGCTCCGGACGTGCAGGTCGACGGTGAGGGCCGCCTGACCCTCACCGCTGCGGGCACCGATGAGCAGGAGCTGCTGCGCACCGCCCAGCGCCTGGGAACGGTGCGCGAGCTCGGCCCGGTGCGCCACCGGCTCACCGACATCTTCCGGGAGGTCCTCACGGCTCCCGCCTCCACCGACACAGCCATCGACACAGCCACCACCACGACCAGCACCACGACCGCCACCACGGCCAACGACATGATCGAGCCGACAAGCGACACGAAGGAGGCGCACCGATGAGCGCCCAGACCCGCCCCATCACCCGCCGTCAGGAGATCGCCCTGGTCGCCGGACGCGAGCTGCGGGCGCACCTGATGAAGAAGTCCACCATCATCCTCACCCTGATCCTGCTCGTGGCGGTCATCGGCGGCATCATCGCGACCAGCTTCTACACCTCCGGTCAGAGTCAGGCCTACCGGCTCGGCCTCAAGGGCATCGAGACCTCTCAGGCCGCCGGGCTCGATGGCGTCGTGTCCTCCAACGGGGAGAAGATCGAGGTCGTCGACGTCTCCGAGCAGGAGACGAAGGCCGTTCTGAGCGACGACTCCCCCGAGGGCACGCCGCACGTGGACATGGTTCTCGACGTCTCCGGCGCCGCCCCCACCATCACCGTGGAAGAGAAGACCGACGACGCGGTCGTCTCAGGGGTCACGGCCTTTCTCCAGCAGGCGTCCCTGGGTCAGCAGATCGCGGCGCTGGGCGGCGATCCCAGCCAGGTGGCCTCCCAGCTCAGCGCCGCCAAGCCGGAGGTCACGGTGCTCAACGCCCCCAAGCACGATGCGGCCGACTTCGGCCCGCGCTACGCGATCCTCATGAC includes the following:
- the ftsY gene encoding signal recognition particle-docking protein FtsY, producing MEPILIVLGIILVIVVGGGLWLYAGRRRGQVPDEVSAHKPMSVEDLLPSEEGEEPPDEAAAEEPAATLESPESIPGRMQRLRARLAGAGGFGKAVLSVLSRGDLTEEDWEEIEDTLLTSDLGIEVTTSLMDELRTQAKVLGTSDPEAVRTVLRAELLKLVDPTLDRSLNLERPTPADGAQGVPAAAILMVGVNGTGKTTTCGKLARVLVAQDKTVVLGAADTFRAAAAEQLTTWGERVGVDVVRSEKEGADPASVAYDAARQAADQGTDVVVVDTAGRLQNKAGLMDELGKIKRVMEKIAPVGEILLVLDATTGQNGMRQAQVFSEAVGITGIVLTKLDGTAKGGIVVTVQRELGVPVKLVGLGEGADDLAPFDPEGFVDALLG
- the smc gene encoding chromosome segregation protein SMC — encoded protein: MHLKTLTIKGFKSFASSTTLRLEPGITAVVGPNGSGKSNVVDALTWVMGEQGAKNLRGGSMADVIFAGAGSRPALGRAEVSLTIDNTDGALPIDYTEVTISRTLFRGGGSEYQINGTPCRLLDVQELLSDTGLGRQMHVIVGQGQLDAVLSATPDDRRGFIEEAAGVLKHRKRKERALRKLESMAADLARVSDLAQELRRQLGPLARQAAIARRARTIQVEVRDATARLLADDVVQAQSLLEAGDEDKEALARRRSAVEEAERVARARLSELAAVETTSAQRLARAGSVWEELTGVSQSLGALADVAGERIRLLASAPTPSHGTDPEELERRAEAAGQEEAELADAVETARTALSDATRVRADAETAEKAADQELSAAQRRVSERRETIARAGGRVASARSRHEASLAALEQARSALQAAEAREERARTALAEATGSEETGEGGGHGAQDGVGTAAGTAAGKGATSETSAEVSAAADAAARAAAAHEEATRRLAEAREAVSTATDARREAASDRATWTARRDTLAMSLRSQDGTAALLEAGLDGLLGPLAEHLSVERGWENAVAALLGALAEAGLAADAKAALAGLEHARNQDVGAVRLVLADDPSLDPAPDPSDEVAETAPADGALAAGGLVHVVQPESGRLGQVLAGLLKTCWVTEDVESARAVRTRLPDAVVATRSGDVLAPGWVAGAGRGASSVLELTAAHEEADAEATAAAQAESEADAALEQARLREETARQELSEALTALRQADAEAARAAEAMARLTSAAHAAAEETGRARRVLERAEAESVQRTAELAAATAALAEVEGETEASDARDASDGPGSPGGTGPERLERALDKARQERESAAEAARQARAVETDARLSLRTAEERERSSRGRADSLRAAARREREQRAAAERAQQRRSAQLAVATHVRDQARAAAETARSSVQQAAEERAAIEDERAQALAATNEVREEIDQLTKELGNLTDAAHREEVARAEQRMRLESLAERAMSELGLELDPLVEEYGPHMLVPEIVEEPDTVPSGGADPDGEQAGNRAPASNGHPGRPYVRSEQEKRLAKASRDLARLGKVNPLALEEHAALEQRHQFLAEQLADLKRSRDDLLSIVEEIDARVQEVFSQAYEDTARQFASVFDRLFPGGEGRLVLTDPDDMLTTGIEIEARPAGKKVKRLSLLSGGERSLAAVALLVAIFKARPSPFYVMDEVEAALDDTNLGRLLEIFTELRQSSQLIIITHQKRTMEVADALYGITMRDGITKAVSQRLAQPDRGTAVTPDV
- a CDS encoding response regulator transcription factor, yielding MIRVMLADDQAMVRGALAALLALENDIEVVAQVGNGDEVLPVAREHRPDVVLMDVDMPGTDGLTATAALLEQLPATRVLIVTTFGRPGFLRRAIQSGAHGFVVKDAPASDLAESVRRIHAGLRVVDPALAADSLVFGDSPLTARETEVLQAAADGATVAEVARRVHLSEGTTRNHLSQAMAKTDAPTRAAAVHIAAQKGWIIQ
- a CDS encoding ABC transporter ATP-binding protein, which produces MLTLSNLSKRFGSLQALDKLSLSLAAGEIVGFVGANGAGKSTTMRIVMGVLAADSGTVTWKGSPVDAATRRAIGYMPEERGLYPRMRVAEQLVYLARLHGLSASAAKAAADMWTERLGLQERRGDEVQSLSLGNQQRVQLAAALVSDPELLILDEPFSGLDPVAVDVMSQVLLERAAAGVPTLFSSHQLDVVERLCDRVVIIRSGRLVADGTIPELQATETPRWRVVVEPPADAAPLEAGALSAPDVQVDGEGRLTLTAAGTDEQELLRTAQRLGTVRELGPVRHRLTDIFREVLTAPASTDTAIDTATTTTSTTTATTANDMIEPTSDTKEAHR